Proteins co-encoded in one Deltaproteobacteria bacterium genomic window:
- a CDS encoding MFS transporter, whose protein sequence is MVSTNRDIITLFSTRIIRLFCYGFLSVILALYLAQVGLSEQKIGLLFTLTLVGDAGISLWLTTTADRFGRKRTLIVGAL, encoded by the coding sequence ATGGTTTCAACGAATCGTGACATCATCACTCTTTTCTCCACCCGTATCATCCGCCTCTTTTGCTACGGCTTCCTCTCGGTCATCCTCGCGCTCTATCTCGCGCAGGTCGGTCTTTCCGAACAGAAAATCGGTCTTCTCTTCACACTCACACTCGTGGGCGATGCGGGAATTTCGCTCTGGCTCACCACCACCGCCGACCGTTTCGGACGCAAGCGCACGCTGATCGTCGGCGCGTTGC